One window of Burkholderia cepacia GG4 genomic DNA carries:
- a CDS encoding acetoacetate--CoA ligase → MTNEGELMWTPDDAFMRGSNLARFMAWLEADHDLTFADYDALWRWSISEPDAFWSSLWQWFDVRHDGSARRVTDGAPMPRTRWFPDARVNYAEHVLQHAAHADAAQPAFHYASETQPLRTLSLVELASQVRRVATRLRELGVQPGDRVVAYLPNVPECAIAMLAATSIGAVWSSAAIDFGVRTVVDRFRQIAPKVLITADRYSFGGRVFERTDEALQIAHALPSLETLVWLSSDADTLPDGAASLPCTVQPWRALLAGPDVPPDAFRFERVGPEHPLWIVFSSGTTGLPKAIVHSHVGVLVEHLKLMHLHMDLHAGDVMFFYSTTGWMMWNLLVASLMTGAAAVLYDGSPVHGGPACLWQLAAATGATCFGASPTFVQMMEKAGLEPGRAFDLSRIRSVILSGAPSTPETFAWFYRCVKPDLWVTSQSGGTELCSGLVGAVPLLPVRAGEIQARMLGMAVDVWNDAGEPVVDEIGELVVTQPAPSMPICFWNDDGDTRYRESYFDHFPGVWRHGDFMKMTPHGGCYIYGRADSTLNRHGVRIGSAEIYRVVEEIDAVADSLVVCCELPGGRYFMPLFLRLRDGAALDDALRARIAERLRTLCSPRHVPDVMVSMAQIPYTLTGKKMEVPVRKILMGQRVDSAASRDAMANPDALDAYVAFAGAVPR, encoded by the coding sequence ATGACGAACGAAGGCGAACTGATGTGGACGCCGGACGACGCGTTCATGCGCGGCTCCAACCTGGCACGTTTCATGGCCTGGCTCGAGGCCGATCACGATCTGACGTTCGCGGACTACGATGCGCTGTGGCGCTGGTCGATCAGCGAGCCGGACGCGTTCTGGTCGTCGCTCTGGCAGTGGTTCGACGTGCGGCACGACGGGTCGGCGCGCCGCGTGACCGACGGCGCGCCGATGCCGCGCACGCGCTGGTTTCCCGATGCGCGCGTGAACTACGCGGAGCACGTGCTGCAGCATGCGGCACACGCGGACGCGGCGCAGCCGGCGTTCCATTACGCGAGCGAAACGCAGCCGCTGCGCACGCTGTCGCTGGTCGAGCTCGCCAGCCAGGTGCGGCGCGTCGCGACGCGCCTGCGTGAGCTGGGCGTGCAGCCGGGCGACCGCGTCGTCGCGTATCTGCCGAACGTGCCCGAATGCGCGATCGCGATGCTCGCCGCCACCAGCATCGGGGCGGTGTGGTCGTCGGCCGCGATCGACTTCGGCGTGCGCACGGTGGTCGACCGCTTCCGGCAGATCGCGCCGAAGGTGTTGATCACCGCCGATCGCTACAGCTTCGGCGGCCGCGTGTTCGAGCGCACGGACGAAGCGTTGCAGATCGCGCACGCGCTGCCCTCGCTGGAGACGCTCGTGTGGCTGTCGTCCGACGCCGATACCTTGCCGGACGGCGCCGCGTCGCTGCCGTGCACGGTGCAGCCGTGGCGTGCGCTGCTGGCCGGCCCCGACGTGCCGCCCGACGCATTCCGCTTCGAGCGCGTGGGTCCCGAGCATCCGCTGTGGATCGTGTTTTCGTCGGGCACCACGGGCCTGCCGAAGGCGATCGTCCACAGCCACGTCGGCGTCCTCGTCGAGCACCTGAAGCTGATGCACCTGCACATGGATCTGCATGCCGGCGACGTCATGTTCTTCTACAGCACGACCGGCTGGATGATGTGGAACCTGCTGGTCGCGTCGCTGATGACGGGCGCGGCCGCGGTGCTGTACGACGGCAGCCCGGTGCACGGCGGCCCCGCGTGCCTGTGGCAGCTTGCCGCCGCTACGGGGGCGACCTGTTTCGGCGCCAGCCCGACGTTCGTGCAGATGATGGAGAAGGCCGGCCTCGAGCCCGGCCGCGCATTCGACCTGTCGCGCATCAGGAGCGTGATCCTGAGCGGCGCGCCGAGCACGCCGGAGACGTTCGCGTGGTTCTATCGCTGCGTGAAGCCGGATCTGTGGGTGACGTCGCAGTCGGGTGGCACCGAGCTGTGCAGTGGGCTCGTCGGCGCGGTGCCGCTGCTGCCGGTGCGGGCGGGCGAGATTCAGGCGCGCATGCTCGGCATGGCGGTCGACGTGTGGAACGATGCCGGCGAGCCGGTCGTCGACGAGATCGGCGAACTCGTCGTCACGCAGCCGGCGCCGTCGATGCCGATCTGCTTCTGGAACGACGACGGCGACACGCGTTATCGGGAGTCCTATTTCGACCATTTCCCGGGCGTGTGGCGGCATGGCGATTTCATGAAGATGACGCCGCACGGCGGTTGCTACATCTACGGGCGGGCCGACTCGACGCTGAACCGCCACGGCGTGCGGATCGGTTCGGCCGAGATCTATCGCGTCGTCGAGGAGATCGACGCGGTGGCCGACAGTCTCGTCGTCTGCTGCGAATTGCCGGGAGGCCGCTACTTCATGCCGTTGTTCCTGCGCCTGCGCGACGGCGCGGCGCTCGACGACGCGCTGCGCGCGCGGATCGCGGAGCGGCTGCGCACGCTGTGCAGCCCGCGTCACGTGCCGGACGTGATGGTGTCGATGGCGCAGATTCCATACACGCTGACGGGCAAGAAGATGGAGGTGCCGGTGCGCAAGATCCTGATGGGCCAGCGGGTCGACAGCGCGGCGAGCCGCGATGCGATGGCCAATCCGGACGCGCTCGACGCCTACGTCGCGTTCGCCGGTGCGGTGCCACGATGA
- a CDS encoding LuxR C-terminal-related transcriptional regulator has protein sequence MTASPNATRRRPRRHGADLREHKFFPPVARRGAIVRRALLDRVTGLGVPHIVILQAPLGSGKSTLLQQIMETGRAKRWTMAWLALDENDNDPRRFEAYFISLIAQLVEEAGVVASGHSGRPTDNMLDWVFDQIARIDGPIGICIDDFQWIHEPAILHFFRDLLDALPGRCRLYIGSRNLPDVGVSALQVAEEALVLRMEDLRFSSDEAAVFLADAADTIDAETEAFIQSRTEGWPAGLQLFKLALARDEIRHALDALRDCTPLELVRYLSENTLALQPPDVQAFLLKTSQLRRLNGSLCADVTGFARADAVLRQLERDGLFVEALDGSPGWYRYHGLFARFLSERLAHDDPADLIDVHRRAAHWYVRHGIPEEAMFHAVEAREYALAITTLDGWASRLVEGAELVTVAYWFDRLPLQEVLCCRSLAVKIAWALVFLRRGGPTHPLLSYLAETRDGHGADVVLAMAMLFRNDLREATRLADVPALHQPASDLFEAFELGAAANLHAFSAMAAWDEERAHHLLVLANSHNDHAQSAFSHGYTLALRCILQVIGAQPRLATDAPHATRGMRRDAGSPYVNRGMSAAALAASRIWACYEADQLDTVERLAAQFGEDITLAAVPEFVALSMVSIARVHVARGRMPQARDALDTLERLSFQNRWASVREMIAWERLYLAGRSGDTTRIDTLLSQVPGDDAAPDPGWILVTEMLSGPLLGRIRLALLQQRLDRASELLKSALGIVPVRPLLAVKLQVLQALVQHRQGHTRLALRTLQGAQDAARAGGCTRALLDEGGELAALLDSATAPGAERAMRHPAASGPKAAWASQLSQREQEILRLLCSGASNREISETLFLSENTVKFHLKNLYLKLDVRNRAQAILKAQTDAR, from the coding sequence GTGACTGCTTCCCCGAATGCGACGCGACGCAGGCCACGCCGGCATGGCGCGGACCTGCGCGAACACAAGTTCTTTCCGCCCGTCGCGCGTCGCGGCGCGATCGTCCGGCGCGCGCTGCTCGATCGCGTGACGGGGCTCGGGGTGCCGCATATCGTGATCCTGCAGGCGCCGCTCGGCAGCGGCAAATCGACGTTGCTGCAGCAGATCATGGAGACCGGGCGCGCGAAGCGCTGGACCATGGCGTGGCTCGCGCTCGACGAGAACGACAACGATCCGCGCCGCTTCGAAGCGTATTTCATCTCGCTGATCGCGCAGCTGGTCGAGGAGGCCGGCGTGGTGGCGAGCGGGCATTCGGGCCGCCCCACCGACAACATGCTCGACTGGGTGTTCGACCAGATCGCACGGATCGACGGGCCGATCGGCATCTGCATCGACGATTTCCAGTGGATTCACGAGCCGGCGATCCTGCATTTCTTCCGCGATCTGCTCGATGCGCTGCCCGGGCGCTGCCGCCTCTACATCGGATCGCGCAACCTGCCGGACGTCGGCGTGAGTGCGCTGCAGGTCGCCGAAGAGGCGCTCGTGCTGCGCATGGAGGACCTGCGTTTCTCGTCGGACGAAGCGGCCGTGTTCCTGGCGGATGCTGCCGATACGATCGATGCCGAGACGGAGGCGTTCATCCAGTCGCGCACCGAGGGCTGGCCTGCGGGGCTGCAGCTGTTCAAGCTGGCGCTCGCGCGCGACGAGATCCGGCACGCGCTCGACGCGTTGCGCGACTGCACGCCGCTCGAGCTGGTCCGCTATCTGTCGGAGAACACGCTGGCGCTGCAGCCGCCCGACGTGCAGGCGTTCCTGCTGAAGACCTCGCAGCTGCGGCGCTTGAACGGCTCGCTCTGCGCGGACGTGACCGGGTTCGCGCGTGCGGACGCGGTGCTGCGGCAGCTCGAGCGCGACGGGCTGTTCGTCGAGGCGCTCGACGGCAGCCCGGGATGGTATCGGTATCACGGCCTGTTTGCGCGCTTCCTGTCCGAACGGCTCGCGCACGACGACCCGGCGGACCTGATCGACGTGCATCGCCGCGCCGCGCACTGGTACGTGCGGCACGGCATACCGGAAGAGGCGATGTTCCATGCGGTCGAGGCCCGCGAATATGCGCTGGCGATCACGACGCTGGACGGCTGGGCGTCGCGGCTCGTCGAGGGCGCCGAGCTGGTGACGGTCGCGTACTGGTTCGACCGGCTGCCGTTGCAGGAGGTGCTCTGCTGTCGGAGCCTCGCGGTGAAGATCGCATGGGCGCTGGTGTTTCTGCGGCGCGGCGGGCCGACCCATCCACTGCTGTCGTATCTCGCCGAGACGCGCGACGGGCATGGCGCCGACGTCGTGCTCGCGATGGCGATGCTGTTCAGGAACGACCTGCGCGAGGCGACGAGGCTCGCCGACGTGCCCGCGCTGCATCAGCCCGCGTCCGATCTGTTCGAGGCATTCGAACTCGGCGCGGCAGCCAACCTGCACGCGTTCAGCGCGATGGCCGCGTGGGACGAGGAACGGGCCCATCACCTGCTCGTGCTCGCGAACAGCCACAATGATCACGCGCAGTCCGCATTCAGCCACGGCTATACGCTTGCGTTGCGCTGCATCCTGCAAGTGATCGGCGCGCAGCCGCGGCTGGCGACCGACGCGCCGCACGCGACCCGCGGCATGCGACGCGACGCGGGCAGCCCATACGTGAATCGCGGCATGTCGGCCGCGGCGCTGGCCGCGTCGCGTATCTGGGCCTGCTACGAGGCCGATCAGCTCGACACGGTGGAGCGGCTCGCCGCCCAGTTCGGCGAGGACATCACGCTCGCGGCGGTGCCGGAATTCGTCGCGTTGTCGATGGTGTCGATTGCGCGCGTGCATGTCGCACGCGGCCGGATGCCTCAGGCACGCGACGCGCTCGACACACTCGAGCGGCTGAGCTTTCAGAATCGCTGGGCGAGCGTGCGCGAGATGATCGCGTGGGAGCGGCTGTATCTCGCCGGCCGCAGCGGCGACACGACGCGCATCGATACGTTGCTGTCGCAGGTGCCGGGCGATGACGCAGCGCCGGATCCGGGATGGATTCTGGTGACCGAGATGCTGAGCGGCCCGTTGCTCGGACGCATCCGGCTCGCGTTGCTGCAGCAGCGGCTCGACCGGGCATCCGAGTTGCTGAAGTCGGCGCTCGGCATCGTGCCGGTGCGGCCGCTGCTGGCGGTCAAGCTGCAGGTGCTGCAGGCGCTGGTGCAGCATCGGCAAGGTCACACGCGGCTCGCGCTACGCACGCTGCAGGGCGCGCAGGACGCGGCGCGGGCAGGGGGCTGCACGCGCGCGTTGCTCGATGAAGGCGGCGAACTGGCCGCGCTGCTCGATTCAGCGACGGCGCCGGGTGCGGAGCGTGCGATGCGGCATCCGGCCGCGAGTGGCCCGAAGGCCGCATGGGCGAGCCAGCTGTCGCAGCGCGAGCAGGAAATCCTGCGCCTGCTCTGCAGCGGCGCGTCGAACCGCGAGATCTCCGAGACGTTGTTTCTGTCCGAGAACACGGTGAAGTTTCACCTGAAGAACCTTTACCTGAAGCTGGACGTCAGGAATCGCGCCCAGGCGATTCTCAAGGCGCAGACGGATGCGCGGTGA
- a CDS encoding LysR family transcriptional regulator produces the protein MDTLHHMRLFVRVVNAGGFSAAARQLGASTPRISRAVSDLERHLAVRLLNRTTRRISLTEAGERYWRRCDQILAYLEQAEAETRDADARPSGKLKLHCLNGLDRHYVMPLVARYRQRFPEVRIELSVARRRPDMMSEGFDVSIALERHPPESGMTSERLGSTFSILCAARGYVDAHGAPATHEDLEGHACLDLAATAMPHDAWQLLGPDGEQRVPRVRPAFRVNDADALAAGIRGGMGIGLLPLYSAVAGLRDGEFVRVLPDYRTCDMNVYALYASRQYLDAKVRTWVELMRDALPPMLASDERALASSGDAPDRRPCPEVDEAPGAR, from the coding sequence ATGGACACGCTTCACCACATGCGCCTGTTCGTTCGCGTCGTCAACGCGGGCGGATTTTCGGCGGCGGCGCGGCAACTCGGCGCGAGCACCCCGCGGATTTCGCGTGCGGTGTCGGACCTCGAACGGCATCTGGCGGTGCGCCTGTTGAACCGGACGACGCGTCGCATCTCGTTGACCGAGGCCGGCGAACGATACTGGCGGCGCTGCGACCAGATTCTTGCCTACCTGGAACAGGCGGAGGCCGAGACGCGCGACGCCGACGCGCGGCCGTCCGGCAAGCTGAAGCTGCACTGCCTGAACGGGTTGGACCGGCACTACGTGATGCCGCTCGTGGCGCGCTATCGGCAACGCTTTCCGGAGGTCCGGATCGAATTGTCGGTCGCCCGGCGGCGGCCCGACATGATGAGCGAGGGCTTCGACGTGTCGATCGCGCTCGAACGGCATCCGCCGGAATCGGGCATGACGTCCGAGCGACTCGGGTCGACCTTCAGCATCCTGTGCGCGGCGCGCGGCTATGTCGACGCGCATGGCGCGCCGGCCACGCACGAGGATCTCGAAGGGCATGCCTGTCTCGACCTGGCGGCGACGGCGATGCCGCACGACGCGTGGCAATTGCTCGGCCCGGACGGCGAGCAGCGGGTCCCGCGAGTCAGGCCGGCCTTTCGCGTCAATGACGCCGACGCGCTGGCGGCAGGCATCCGGGGTGGCATGGGCATCGGTCTGCTGCCGCTCTACTCGGCGGTCGCCGGGTTGCGCGACGGTGAGTTCGTACGCGTGCTGCCGGACTATCGCACGTGCGACATGAATGTTTACGCGCTGTACGCGTCGCGCCAGTATCTGGATGCGAAAGTCCGGACCTGGGTAGAACTGATGCGCGATGCATTGCCGCCGATGCTGGCGAGCGACGAACGCGCGCTCGCCAGCAGCGGCGACGCGCCCGACCGGCGCCCGTGTCCCGAGGTGGACGAAGCGCCGGGCGCGCGCTGA
- a CDS encoding two pore domain potassium channel family protein, protein MRSALDMQSDTIHAQLRKLVGIIAFICIALGTLHTLEAALWAVVFVQRHALGSFGDALFFSIDTMATRGASGLALTEQWRMLGAIESSVGVLLFGMSTAFIFAVIQADFAAITHSLHRPSTSR, encoded by the coding sequence ATGCGATCCGCGCTCGACATGCAGAGCGACACCATTCACGCGCAACTGCGCAAGCTGGTCGGCATCATCGCATTCATCTGCATCGCGCTCGGCACGCTGCATACGCTGGAGGCGGCTCTGTGGGCCGTCGTGTTCGTGCAGCGCCACGCGCTCGGCTCGTTCGGCGACGCCCTGTTCTTCTCGATCGACACGATGGCGACCCGCGGCGCGTCGGGTCTCGCGCTGACGGAACAATGGCGCATGCTCGGCGCGATCGAGTCGTCCGTCGGCGTGCTGCTGTTCGGCATGTCCACCGCGTTCATCTTCGCCGTCATCCAGGCCGACTTCGCGGCGATCACGCATTCGCTGCATCGCCCGTCCACTTCCCGATAG
- a CDS encoding PucR family transcriptional regulator encodes MTTVIPDLSPAMRQWIASVTENNTAFVDRVYKALLVIKPYADLDSTTQLDIRQSIALSSRLWLDSLVSGRMPSEDALEGFRTYGRRRVYQGVPLESLLRAFRLGSRELWCFYIGLAKDDNALRDELLFRISPYLMEFFDIMSQEIAQTFLEEQYKQARWRESLRYQLHGIIFNFPDDTDEFNKTAAALRLDVSVPRVALAIDIASIDSNSATFKSELDRIVAAAARRLRLPVDDIFDVWFRGQLLMWIPVRRGETARTSDLQMVRQIASIATAAPEVRAIGVGLPGAGAAGWAESASEAGRALNFGRGHLEEERVRLYAEIAVEESIRGTKRALTYLTSLAEQLAGEPDLLDTLRTYFEQLQRRKATASVLGIHPNTLNYRLERIENMLGARLDDAGWISKLDIALKLRSALE; translated from the coding sequence ATGACCACCGTCATTCCCGATCTGTCGCCGGCCATGCGGCAGTGGATTGCCAGCGTCACCGAGAACAACACCGCATTCGTCGATCGCGTGTACAAGGCGCTGCTGGTCATCAAACCTTATGCGGACCTCGATTCGACGACCCAGCTCGACATTCGCCAATCGATCGCGCTGTCGTCGCGGCTCTGGCTCGACAGCCTCGTGTCGGGCCGGATGCCGTCGGAGGATGCACTCGAGGGCTTTCGTACGTACGGGCGCCGGCGCGTCTACCAGGGCGTTCCGCTGGAGTCGCTGCTGCGCGCATTCCGGCTCGGGTCGCGGGAATTGTGGTGCTTCTATATCGGGCTCGCCAAGGACGACAACGCGCTGCGCGACGAACTGCTGTTCCGGATCTCGCCGTACCTGATGGAGTTCTTCGACATCATGTCGCAGGAGATCGCCCAGACCTTCCTGGAGGAGCAGTACAAGCAGGCGCGCTGGCGGGAATCGCTGCGCTACCAGCTGCACGGCATCATCTTCAACTTTCCCGACGATACCGACGAGTTCAACAAGACGGCCGCGGCGCTGCGCCTCGACGTATCGGTGCCACGCGTCGCGCTGGCCATCGACATTGCGTCGATCGACAGCAATTCGGCCACCTTCAAGAGCGAGCTCGACCGCATCGTCGCGGCGGCGGCCCGCCGCCTGAGACTGCCCGTCGACGATATCTTCGACGTCTGGTTTCGCGGGCAACTGCTCATGTGGATTCCCGTCCGGCGCGGCGAGACGGCGAGGACGAGCGATCTGCAGATGGTCCGACAGATCGCGTCGATCGCGACGGCCGCGCCGGAAGTCAGGGCCATAGGCGTCGGCCTGCCGGGCGCAGGCGCGGCGGGCTGGGCGGAGTCTGCGAGCGAAGCCGGCCGGGCGCTCAATTTCGGTCGCGGCCACCTCGAGGAAGAGCGCGTGCGGCTGTATGCCGAAATCGCGGTCGAGGAAAGCATCCGCGGCACGAAGCGCGCGCTGACCTACCTGACTTCGCTGGCCGAGCAGCTCGCCGGTGAACCCGATCTGCTCGACACGCTGCGGACCTACTTCGAGCAGTTGCAGCGACGCAAGGCGACTGCGAGCGTACTGGGCATCCATCCCAACACGCTCAACTACCGCCTGGAGCGGATCGAGAACATGCTCGGCGCCCGCCTGGACGACGCGGGCTGGATCTCGAAGCTCGACATCGCGCTCAAGCTGCGCAGCGCGCTCGAATGA
- a CDS encoding YtcA family lipoprotein translates to MPLSSVAVSHLPMRPSTALSFVSIAASLLLAGCATAPSVAVFGAAFPDWLFCIVAGVLGTAIVHVVLGKRGKRALLAPLAISYPALATALALAVWLLFFPH, encoded by the coding sequence ATGCCGCTTTCGTCCGTTGCCGTGAGTCATTTGCCGATGCGCCCGTCCACCGCCCTGAGTTTCGTTTCGATTGCGGCCAGCCTGTTGCTTGCAGGATGCGCGACCGCACCGTCGGTCGCCGTGTTCGGTGCGGCCTTTCCCGACTGGCTGTTCTGCATCGTCGCCGGCGTGCTGGGGACCGCGATCGTTCACGTCGTGCTGGGCAAGCGCGGCAAGCGCGCGCTGCTCGCGCCGCTGGCGATCAGCTATCCCGCGCTCGCCACGGCGCTCGCGCTGGCCGTCTGGCTGCTCTTCTTCCCCCACTGA